Proteins encoded together in one Stutzerimonas stutzeri window:
- a CDS encoding tetratricopeptide repeat protein, with protein MAVENGQTRSSMGSSMSKSADIFNLMDNLLPRADYVELAEPDELQRLYAGVGMPSLRAMELSGQAGVNYHEIKGANPLLGLVDPIIIRNRYVELREQALLGDADAINDLGWFWLNGLRLKPNPALARRLFKIAAVMGAPEALFNLAELAYYGKGLPVNPELAIDYYEQAFEAGIPCAAQALGSLYERGDEGVIVDHGKAISWYKRGAAEHDSMACFSLGRLALDESSPEYDPALGLYWLQWAAMKGQVLATEQLTDFYFSTFESPPDPDGVLFRFWRDLAISQGSLWARELRASNVAIQQVC; from the coding sequence ATGGCCGTTGAAAATGGTCAGACACGATCATCGATGGGCAGCAGCATGAGCAAATCTGCAGACATCTTCAATCTTATGGACAACCTTCTTCCCCGAGCTGACTACGTCGAACTGGCTGAGCCTGACGAATTGCAACGTCTTTATGCTGGAGTCGGTATGCCATCGCTGAGAGCGATGGAGCTGAGCGGGCAGGCGGGTGTTAACTATCACGAGATCAAGGGAGCAAATCCGCTTCTTGGATTGGTTGACCCGATCATAATTCGAAATCGCTATGTGGAACTGCGTGAACAGGCTCTGTTGGGCGATGCGGATGCGATCAATGATCTAGGGTGGTTTTGGCTTAATGGTCTCAGGCTGAAGCCGAACCCTGCGCTGGCCAGGCGCTTATTCAAGATTGCGGCAGTGATGGGAGCCCCTGAGGCTCTATTCAACCTTGCCGAGCTGGCCTATTACGGCAAGGGCTTGCCGGTCAATCCGGAGTTGGCCATCGACTATTACGAGCAGGCTTTCGAAGCTGGGATTCCCTGTGCTGCGCAAGCATTAGGGAGTTTGTATGAGCGTGGGGATGAGGGGGTCATCGTCGATCATGGTAAAGCCATCAGTTGGTACAAGCGAGGTGCGGCGGAACATGACTCGATGGCGTGCTTCTCGCTTGGTAGGTTGGCACTGGATGAATCATCACCTGAGTATGATCCCGCGCTTGGCTTGTATTGGTTACAGTGGGCTGCGATGAAGGGGCAGGTGTTGGCGACTGAGCAGCTTACCGATTTTTACTTCTCTACCTTCGAATCCCCGCCGGATCCTGATGGGGTGCTGTTTCGTTTTTGGCGGGATCTGGCGATCAGCCAGGGAAGCTTGTGGGCTAGAGAGTTGCGTGCATCGAATGTTGCTATTCAACAGGTATGCTAA
- a CDS encoding IS5-like element ISPst7 family transposase: MKQMTFADAEYAGKRKQTRKELFLIEMDRVVPWKGLIALIEPHYPKGEGGRPAYPLMAMLRVHLLQNWFGYSDPAMEEALYETTILRQFAGLNLERIPDETTILNFRRLLEKHELAAGILAVINGYLGDRGLSLRQGTIVDATLINAPSSTKNKDGKRDPEMHQTKKGNQYYFGMKAHIGVDDESGLVHSVVGTAANVADVTQVDKLLHGEENVVCADAGYTGVEKRAEHDGREVIWQVAARRSTYKKLGKSSPLYKARRKIEKAKAQVRAKVEHPFRVIKRQFGYVKTRFRGLAKNTAQLVTLFALSNLWMARRHLLTNAGEVRL; encoded by the coding sequence ATGAAGCAGATGACCTTCGCCGATGCCGAGTACGCCGGCAAGCGCAAGCAGACCCGCAAAGAGCTGTTCCTGATCGAGATGGATCGGGTGGTGCCCTGGAAGGGGCTGATAGCCCTGATCGAACCGCACTACCCCAAGGGTGAAGGCGGCCGTCCGGCCTATCCGCTGATGGCGATGCTGCGGGTGCATCTGCTGCAGAACTGGTTTGGCTACAGCGATCCGGCGATGGAAGAGGCGCTGTACGAGACCACTATCCTGCGCCAGTTCGCTGGGCTGAACCTGGAGCGTATCCCCGACGAAACCACCATCCTGAACTTCCGTCGCCTGCTGGAGAAACACGAACTGGCTGCCGGCATCCTGGCCGTGATCAATGGCTACCTGGGCGACCGAGGTTTGTCGCTGCGCCAAGGCACCATCGTCGATGCCACGCTGATCAATGCGCCGAGTTCGACCAAGAATAAAGACGGCAAACGCGACCCGGAAATGCACCAGACCAAGAAGGGTAACCAGTACTACTTCGGCATGAAGGCGCACATCGGCGTGGATGACGAGTCGGGTTTGGTGCACAGCGTAGTAGGCACTGCCGCCAACGTGGCGGACGTTACCCAAGTCGACAAGTTGTTGCATGGCGAGGAAAACGTGGTCTGCGCTGATGCCGGTTATACCGGTGTCGAGAAGCGTGCCGAACATGATGGTCGTGAGGTGATCTGGCAGGTGGCGGCACGGCGCAGCACTTACAAGAAACTGGGCAAGAGCAGCCCGCTTTACAAAGCCAGGCGCAAGATCGAGAAGGCCAAAGCCCAGGTGCGGGCCAAGGTCGAACACCCGTTCCGGGTGATCAAGCGCCAATTTGGCTATGTGAAGACGCGCTTCCGTGGCCTGGCAAAGAACACCGCGCAACTGGTGACACTCTTCGCGCTGTCGAATCTGTGGATGGCTCGACGACATTTACTGACGAATGCAGGAGAGGTGCGCCTGTAA
- a CDS encoding helix-turn-helix transcriptional regulator: protein MKGNRPSRDCSGKIISNTRFIVLEPGQVKSEVLEVIQQALLDDSSIEALYLKRGASEPRTLHLKPLGLSYQDSNIYLVCIFKGLPDGKLASLPLHRFQSAKATWEDLRAPDGFEMNSFEVKRSLISQKSEYPTQLKLRISQTLYERLDENALTADQQLQPTADGWWLMMGSLPLSQGLELWLLSQGEHLEVLEPVELRQQMALSAHRMAALYEQG, encoded by the coding sequence TTGAAAGGAAACCGACCCAGCCGGGACTGCTCAGGCAAAATCATCAGTAATACCCGCTTCATTGTCCTGGAGCCAGGGCAGGTAAAATCAGAGGTGCTAGAGGTTATTCAGCAAGCACTTCTAGATGATTCATCTATCGAAGCGCTTTATCTGAAACGCGGTGCTAGTGAGCCACGAACACTACATCTCAAGCCGCTGGGTCTTTCCTATCAAGACTCCAATATCTACCTCGTTTGTATTTTCAAAGGCTTACCCGATGGCAAACTGGCCTCTCTTCCCCTGCATCGCTTTCAATCTGCCAAGGCTACATGGGAAGACCTGAGAGCTCCTGACGGTTTTGAGATGAACTCGTTCGAGGTCAAGCGCAGCCTGATATCCCAGAAATCTGAGTACCCAACTCAACTGAAGCTGCGCATTTCTCAGACGCTCTATGAACGCCTAGACGAGAACGCGCTCACTGCCGATCAACAGCTACAGCCCACCGCTGATGGCTGGTGGCTGATGATGGGCAGCCTGCCTCTTAGCCAGGGGCTGGAACTATGGCTATTGAGCCAGGGCGAACACCTGGAGGTTCTTGAGCCGGTTGAGCTAAGACAACAAATGGCCTTATCGGCGCATCGGATGGCCGCACTGTACGAACAAGGTTGA
- a CDS encoding Fic family protein, translated as MAKHPDIARRTAQRLIAKLIASGQISAQGEGRARRYFGTAIQAETSTLDTDSFPSFIPLSADSRDILAYINQPPEARKPVGYQRDFLDTYQPNATSYLPESLRRQLHRMGKTTDALEPAGTYSRAVLNRLLIDLSWASSHLEGNTYSRLDTRQLIEHGKAAQGKAAIETQMILNHKTAIELLVENIESAEFNRYTLMNLHSALAENLLPNPADEGRIRQHAVDIGKSTYRPLSTQQQIEDTLEVLLSKANQITDPFEQSFFMMVHLPYLQPFADINKRTSRLAANLPLFRANLCPLTFLDVPEQAYSRATLGVYEMTRVELLRDLYLWAYERSTQEYLAIKQDLAEPDPLRLTWRDFIKSTIREVVTHPELDPLTCIQHAVAEHVSDTEQPEVQALIVEELRRLHEGVLARYGLRPSEFTLWKSRHGN; from the coding sequence TTGGCCAAACATCCCGACATTGCTCGGAGAACAGCGCAGCGACTGATTGCAAAGCTGATAGCAAGCGGTCAGATCTCAGCGCAGGGTGAAGGTAGAGCACGGCGCTATTTCGGAACTGCTATCCAAGCAGAAACCAGCACCCTGGACACTGATAGCTTTCCGTCCTTTATCCCGCTGTCGGCAGACAGCCGGGACATCCTCGCTTACATCAACCAACCACCTGAAGCGCGCAAGCCCGTAGGCTACCAGCGCGACTTTCTTGACACCTACCAGCCGAACGCAACGAGCTACCTGCCAGAATCACTGCGGCGCCAACTGCACAGAATGGGCAAAACCACAGATGCCTTGGAGCCTGCAGGCACGTACAGCCGCGCAGTCCTGAATCGCCTGCTGATTGATTTATCGTGGGCATCGAGTCACCTGGAGGGGAACACCTACTCGCGACTCGATACGCGACAGCTGATTGAGCATGGAAAGGCCGCACAAGGTAAAGCAGCCATCGAAACACAGATGATCTTGAACCATAAAACGGCAATCGAGCTGTTGGTCGAGAACATTGAAAGTGCAGAGTTCAACCGCTACACATTGATGAACCTGCACAGCGCCTTGGCCGAGAACCTGCTCCCAAATCCTGCAGATGAAGGCCGCATCCGGCAGCATGCCGTCGACATTGGGAAAAGCACCTATCGCCCTCTCTCAACACAACAACAGATTGAGGACACCTTGGAGGTTCTGCTTAGCAAGGCCAATCAGATTACTGATCCGTTCGAGCAGTCGTTCTTCATGATGGTGCACCTGCCCTACCTGCAGCCCTTTGCCGACATCAACAAGCGCACCTCCAGACTGGCAGCGAACCTGCCACTGTTTCGCGCCAACCTATGTCCGCTGACATTTCTGGATGTACCCGAACAGGCCTACAGCCGCGCCACGTTGGGCGTATACGAAATGACCCGGGTAGAGCTGCTGCGCGACCTGTACCTCTGGGCCTATGAACGCTCAACGCAGGAGTACCTGGCAATCAAGCAAGACCTTGCTGAACCAGACCCACTTAGACTGACCTGGCGGGACTTCATCAAATCGACCATTCGAGAGGTCGTCACTCATCCTGAGCTTGATCCGCTGACCTGCATTCAACACGCAGTAGCTGAGCATGTTTCAGACACTGAGCAGCCAGAAGTACAAGCCCTGATCGTTGAAGAGCTCCGACGACTGCACGAAGGGGTGCTGGCGCGTTACGGATTACGGCCATCCGAGTTCACCCTCTGGAAATCGCGCCATGGGAATTGA
- a CDS encoding inositol monophosphatase family protein yields MDYESLLAQVVQLVEDAGLLLITEWQRPEGPRGSGDKADVDVEIESLLKPRLLQLLDCDFWGEETGHRLTGARYCWVVDPNDGTADFLKGHKGSAISVGLLEDAQPVLGVVYAPVLLDGDSDCVAWAKGAPCVLRNGSPIKATLTQKEWNQDSRVMVSTAATNKPEINSELCSPGCFVAMPSIAYRLARVAAGDGDAGVSLVPVSAHDVAAGHALLIGAGGVLIDQDGNSITYVTEADMQTVSRRCFGGTREACQSLASRNWSKVFT; encoded by the coding sequence ATGGATTACGAAAGCCTTCTTGCACAGGTCGTCCAACTAGTCGAAGACGCTGGCCTGCTGCTCATTACTGAATGGCAGCGCCCAGAAGGACCTCGCGGCTCAGGCGATAAAGCAGATGTCGATGTTGAAATTGAATCACTGCTAAAGCCGCGGTTACTGCAGCTGCTCGACTGTGATTTCTGGGGTGAGGAAACAGGCCATAGGCTCACAGGAGCCAGGTATTGCTGGGTTGTTGACCCCAATGATGGGACTGCAGACTTCCTGAAAGGCCACAAAGGCTCTGCAATATCTGTCGGCTTGCTTGAGGATGCCCAACCGGTGCTTGGCGTGGTCTATGCACCTGTTTTGCTGGATGGTGATTCCGACTGCGTCGCATGGGCAAAAGGGGCACCGTGTGTGCTTCGCAATGGGAGCCCCATTAAAGCGACACTCACCCAAAAAGAATGGAATCAAGACAGCAGAGTTATGGTCAGCACTGCGGCAACGAACAAGCCCGAAATCAATTCTGAATTGTGCTCACCAGGTTGCTTTGTGGCGATGCCCAGCATCGCCTATCGGTTGGCACGAGTCGCAGCAGGTGATGGGGATGCAGGCGTATCGCTTGTGCCGGTTTCAGCACACGATGTGGCTGCAGGTCATGCGCTGCTAATTGGCGCAGGGGGCGTGCTGATTGACCAGGATGGGAACAGCATCACTTATGTCACTGAAGCCGACATGCAGACAGTATCTCGGAGATGCTTTGGCGGTACGCGAGAAGCCTGCCAGTCACTGGCAAGCCGAAATTGGAGCAAGGTATTTACATGA
- a CDS encoding AbrB/MazE/SpoVT family DNA-binding domain-containing protein, giving the protein MKTLKVVIEDWDGDGAIRIPDEVLQELGVDVGDSLYLVEEYVGSTRCLVLSKTERTPDRVDELVGHWDTFGKVQNVTDD; this is encoded by the coding sequence ATGAAAACGCTAAAAGTCGTGATCGAGGATTGGGATGGTGATGGCGCCATTCGCATTCCCGATGAGGTCCTCCAAGAGCTCGGTGTAGATGTTGGTGACTCCCTTTATCTAGTCGAGGAATACGTTGGCTCAACGCGGTGCCTAGTGCTGAGCAAAACTGAACGCACTCCAGACCGCGTTGATGAACTGGTCGGACACTGGGATACCTTCGGAAAAGTGCAGAATGTTACGGATGATTGA
- a CDS encoding tyrosine-type recombinase/integrase: protein MKRSQIKRRPLADTVLASLEPEPKEYRELDGDGLYFRVKPDGSKSWQLRYKKADGKWSWLGLGGYGTGDHQLTGEQARRKVRELRDNTAKGGSVLATKQAQKAAELEAANNTFERLAREWYSAKCKTWTEGTAVRTIGALEKHVFPVFGKRPFTSILPMEWMNFLRAMEETGIVEQTSRVRGMCREVYDLARVTGRATHNPLEGLHKFLLTKPVENFAHVSLDELPALLRAIRSYPHATDVRLGLQLLTMLACRPSELREARWQEFDLDAGLWLIPAERMKRRREHLIPLPSQAIALLRDLHNITGNYQLLFPGRSDTTKPRSNTVFLMALRRLGYEGRQTGHGFRHLASTILNENGFDSQHVEAQLSHVKEGVRGVYDKSTYLEQRKIMMQWYADHLDRLAAGNVVKIKRA, encoded by the coding sequence GTGAAGCGCAGCCAGATCAAGCGGCGCCCGCTGGCCGATACCGTACTTGCCAGCCTGGAGCCTGAACCAAAGGAATACCGGGAACTGGACGGTGACGGCCTGTACTTTCGCGTTAAGCCGGACGGCTCGAAGTCTTGGCAGCTGCGCTACAAAAAGGCGGATGGCAAGTGGTCATGGCTAGGTCTTGGCGGTTACGGCACTGGCGACCACCAACTGACCGGCGAACAGGCTCGCCGCAAAGTTCGCGAACTACGCGACAACACGGCGAAAGGCGGTAGCGTTCTGGCAACCAAACAAGCCCAGAAAGCAGCCGAGCTAGAGGCAGCCAACAACACCTTCGAGCGCCTGGCGCGCGAGTGGTACAGCGCCAAATGCAAGACCTGGACAGAAGGAACTGCTGTCCGAACCATCGGAGCACTGGAAAAGCACGTTTTCCCCGTGTTCGGTAAACGGCCGTTCACCAGCATTCTGCCGATGGAATGGATGAATTTCCTGCGAGCCATGGAAGAGACAGGCATCGTCGAGCAGACGAGTCGCGTTCGCGGCATGTGCAGAGAAGTCTACGATCTCGCCAGGGTTACCGGACGCGCCACCCACAACCCGCTCGAAGGCTTGCATAAGTTCCTTCTGACCAAGCCTGTCGAAAATTTCGCCCATGTATCCCTAGATGAACTGCCCGCACTGCTGAGGGCCATCCGCTCCTACCCTCACGCAACAGACGTGCGTCTTGGCCTGCAGCTACTCACGATGCTTGCCTGCCGCCCCTCGGAGCTACGCGAAGCACGCTGGCAGGAGTTCGATCTGGATGCCGGGTTATGGCTGATTCCCGCTGAACGCATGAAGCGTCGCCGCGAACACCTTATACCTTTGCCCAGCCAAGCTATTGCACTGCTTCGAGATCTACACAACATCACAGGGAACTACCAGCTTCTTTTCCCCGGGCGCAGCGACACAACCAAGCCACGTAGCAACACCGTTTTTCTGATGGCCTTGCGTCGCCTGGGTTACGAAGGTCGGCAGACAGGCCATGGTTTCCGCCATCTGGCCAGCACCATCCTCAACGAGAATGGCTTCGACTCACAGCACGTTGAAGCTCAGCTCTCGCATGTAAAAGAAGGCGTCCGAGGCGTCTACGACAAAAGCACTTACCTAGAGCAACGCAAAATCATGATGCAGTGGTATGCCGATCATCTTGACAGACTGGCCGCTGGCAACGTGGTGAAGATCAAGCGCGCGTGA
- a CDS encoding helix-turn-helix transcriptional regulator, with product MHLDTQKTLIRQSSLIEHLDLSRSGLDKLRKKDATFPKPIKDGAHRQATCYYIVAEIEAWLRAQIEKRDQG from the coding sequence ATGCATCTAGACACGCAGAAAACATTGATCCGCCAATCCAGCCTGATTGAGCATCTCGATCTGTCGAGATCTGGACTGGACAAACTGCGCAAAAAGGACGCAACTTTCCCCAAACCGATCAAGGATGGGGCACATCGGCAAGCAACGTGTTACTACATCGTCGCCGAAATTGAGGCATGGCTCCGGGCTCAGATTGAGAAGCGGGATCAGGGTTGA
- the trfA gene encoding plasmid replication initiator TrfA: MGALIKARQLESKARAATSAALHVQVARLPHWSEAYRALPNAVLRSALFAVIGKGQRAILDGATINSQAGIALTFSGEQLDQSDLDLWAAQLHLLRNHPLDQELHTSIYALLKGLDITDTGPSRASLKHRLLRLSSCELSIRTASCVYEGNLTKTDGLDGNKPLALSLNPSIIKLFASDQYTLIHWGVRGMLSGSPLAQWLHGYYSTHAAPYPVRIDTLQKLSGSKTLSPGKFLQLLRRALDKLTLASAEHGQKFTYQIDGELVRVDKRPSPAQQRHLSKRQNRTVTAGKPYRHSG, encoded by the coding sequence ATGGGGGCGCTCATCAAGGCGCGCCAACTTGAGTCCAAGGCCCGCGCCGCAACTTCAGCCGCGCTTCATGTCCAGGTAGCTCGCCTGCCCCATTGGAGTGAGGCATATCGAGCGTTACCCAACGCAGTCCTGCGCTCGGCTTTGTTTGCAGTGATAGGCAAGGGCCAACGAGCCATACTGGATGGAGCTACGATCAACTCGCAGGCTGGTATTGCACTGACCTTCAGCGGAGAACAGCTCGATCAGAGCGACCTAGACCTTTGGGCTGCGCAGCTACACCTGCTGCGCAATCACCCCCTGGATCAGGAGCTCCACACGAGCATATACGCCCTGCTAAAAGGTCTGGACATCACGGACACGGGCCCTAGCAGAGCTAGCCTGAAACACAGACTGCTGCGCCTCAGCAGCTGCGAGCTGTCGATCCGTACTGCCTCGTGTGTATATGAGGGCAACCTCACTAAGACTGATGGCCTCGACGGCAATAAACCGCTTGCCCTGAGCCTCAACCCCAGCATCATCAAGCTATTCGCCAGTGACCAGTACACCCTGATTCACTGGGGGGTCAGAGGCATGCTGAGCGGGAGCCCCCTGGCGCAGTGGCTGCACGGATATTATTCAACCCATGCAGCCCCCTACCCGGTGCGCATCGACACACTGCAAAAACTTTCGGGCAGCAAAACTCTTAGCCCGGGCAAATTTCTCCAGTTACTCCGCCGAGCTCTGGACAAGCTAACTCTAGCCAGCGCCGAGCACGGCCAAAAATTTACGTATCAGATCGACGGCGAGTTGGTCAGGGTTGATAAGCGCCCGAGCCCCGCGCAACAGCGCCACCTCTCAAAACGCCAAAACCGTACCGTTACAGCGGGTAAACCTTACCGTCATAGCGGGTAA
- a CDS encoding transcriptional regulator — MPPLKHQTLTRYRAIELIALWEGRLITAQLMEWFGITRQQASADINRYNNELNPQALLHSPSIKGYIPANGFQPVLSSGHINEYLDLLSSNGSQPMNLVLESQPGVVAVQLPERAVRPDVVRELVRACRNRASLKIAYSSMRNPEPHERIMSPHTLIYSGFRWHVRAWCHKNQSFRDFLLSRISGTPQPSDEHAPPSEPDTAWNEQTTLHIIPNQRLSEAQQAMIARDYAMTDGQLPITVRKALAHYTLQRYQAAITDEQCSRGAEHPIQLSPEDREQLLPYLFGSEVA, encoded by the coding sequence ATGCCACCTCTCAAACACCAGACGCTCACTCGTTATCGTGCCATCGAGCTGATTGCCCTCTGGGAAGGCCGCCTGATTACCGCTCAGCTCATGGAATGGTTCGGTATCACTCGGCAGCAAGCCTCGGCCGACATCAACCGCTACAACAACGAACTCAACCCCCAGGCCCTGTTGCATAGCCCGTCCATCAAGGGCTACATCCCAGCCAACGGATTCCAACCAGTGCTTTCCTCGGGGCATATCAACGAGTACCTGGATCTGCTGAGCAGTAACGGTTCTCAGCCAATGAATCTGGTGCTGGAATCCCAACCAGGGGTAGTGGCAGTCCAACTGCCTGAGCGAGCCGTCAGGCCCGATGTTGTACGTGAATTGGTAAGGGCCTGTCGCAACAGAGCCAGTCTGAAAATCGCCTACAGTTCGATGCGCAATCCCGAACCGCATGAGCGAATCATGTCGCCTCACACCCTTATTTACAGTGGCTTTCGCTGGCATGTCAGGGCCTGGTGTCACAAGAACCAGAGCTTCCGGGACTTCCTGCTCTCGCGCATTAGCGGCACACCTCAGCCTAGCGATGAACATGCTCCGCCCAGCGAGCCTGACACCGCCTGGAATGAGCAGACCACCCTGCACATCATCCCCAACCAGCGCCTAAGCGAAGCTCAGCAAGCCATGATCGCTCGCGACTACGCCATGACAGATGGGCAACTCCCCATTACCGTCAGAAAAGCTCTGGCCCACTACACGCTGCAGCGTTACCAGGCCGCAATCACTGACGAGCAGTGTTCTCGGGGCGCAGAACATCCAATACAGCTGTCCCCCGAAGATCGTGAGCAGCTTTTACCTTACTTGTTCGGCAGTGAAGTCGCTTGA
- a CDS encoding DUF1819 family protein — protein sequence MQTFSYDSDLIGGSLQVRECRVIADLLLQQASPEQWAEEIQQHNRLQKRSPASAKRVAQALRKRLERLDQPFWRALRDGDDELATQVAFCAALERNLLLVEFIETVLRDAYLTKAEHLEPWHWHDFLEERSHRDPAIETWTESSRKKMGQVIYRMLAEVKLLKSTRSMQLQSLLVRPEVRTLLDESYRHRIKACLEVSSSTL from the coding sequence ATGCAGACGTTCAGCTACGACTCCGACCTCATCGGCGGTTCTCTGCAAGTACGTGAATGCAGAGTCATCGCGGATCTACTGCTGCAACAGGCTTCCCCAGAGCAGTGGGCGGAAGAAATACAGCAGCACAATCGCCTGCAGAAACGCTCCCCGGCCTCAGCCAAGCGCGTTGCCCAGGCATTGCGTAAACGCCTGGAGCGCCTGGATCAGCCTTTCTGGCGAGCCCTACGTGATGGTGATGACGAACTCGCTACTCAGGTCGCCTTCTGCGCGGCGCTGGAGCGCAACCTGCTGCTGGTGGAGTTCATCGAAACCGTCCTGCGTGATGCCTATCTGACCAAGGCAGAACATCTCGAACCCTGGCATTGGCATGATTTCCTCGAAGAGCGCAGCCATCGCGACCCTGCCATCGAGACCTGGACGGAATCCAGCCGCAAGAAAATGGGCCAAGTCATCTATCGCATGCTGGCCGAGGTCAAGCTACTCAAAAGTACGCGCAGCATGCAGTTGCAGTCCTTACTGGTCCGCCCAGAGGTTCGCACCTTGCTGGATGAGAGCTACCGCCACCGCATCAAAGCCTGCCTGGAAGTGTCCAGCAGCACCCTCTGA
- a CDS encoding DUF1788 domain-containing protein: MNQQLQDRLNQIPEKILTEEFLKSQGLGNEIGFWIFDYDPEDELQVRQYLDFLKSFLDKKHSQLKVVNINLLQAMKDYLDQRNFTGKAIQMQTTKGDLALLKALAGPLHMDKFAPYLMEHYRATEHDVVLITGVGSVWPVLRAHNLLNKLHALLGHKPLVLFYPGHYSGQSLALFNRITSNNYYRAFKLVP; this comes from the coding sequence ATGAACCAGCAGCTACAGGATCGGCTGAACCAGATCCCAGAAAAAATCCTCACCGAGGAGTTTCTCAAAAGCCAAGGGCTTGGCAACGAGATCGGTTTCTGGATCTTCGACTATGACCCCGAGGATGAGCTGCAGGTGCGCCAATACCTCGACTTCCTCAAAAGCTTTCTGGATAAAAAGCACAGTCAGCTGAAGGTTGTGAACATCAACCTGCTGCAAGCCATGAAGGACTATCTGGACCAGCGTAACTTCACTGGCAAAGCCATCCAGATGCAGACCACCAAGGGCGACTTGGCACTGCTCAAAGCGCTTGCCGGCCCGCTGCACATGGACAAGTTCGCGCCCTACCTGATGGAGCATTACCGCGCCACGGAACACGATGTTGTGCTCATTACAGGCGTGGGCTCTGTATGGCCGGTGCTCCGCGCCCACAACCTGCTCAACAAACTGCATGCCCTGCTCGGCCATAAGCCGCTGGTACTGTTCTACCCGGGGCACTACTCAGGCCAGTCGTTGGCTCTGTTCAACCGCATTACCAGCAACAACTACTACCGCGCATTCAAGCTGGTGCCCTGA